In one Burkholderiales bacterium GJ-E10 genomic region, the following are encoded:
- a CDS encoding integrase family protein — MSASKHASVHERWAHLRFSVIGQLLAAPPPKGELRAELRKLAERTWRHPVTGEPARFALSTIERWLLRARRERRDPVGVLRRKVRADAGVQKVGSAIRQALQAQYAAHPSWSVQLHTDNLRALIERDPALGSMPSYSSVRRLFQAQGWRKRQRLSSRDTAGAQRAEARLAAREVRSYEAHYVGSLWHWDCHVGSRPVLTAAGRWATPVLFGVLDDCSRLGCHLQWYLRENAECVAHGLSQAIQKRGLPRAAMSDNGAAMLAAEITEGLARLGIAHETTLAYSPYMNGKIENLWANVEGRLMAMLEGVTDLTLATLNEATQAWCEYDYNRTVHSEIGATPLARFLAGPDVLRPSPDSDALRLAFTRTEKRTQRQSDGTLVVEARRFEVPNRYRHLRELHVRYAAWDLARVHLLDERSGQVLCRLYPQDKQANARGVRRPLEPLAAAADAPRPPTGAMAPLLQSLMAKQAATGLPPAYLTKDEPPAPEGNEP, encoded by the coding sequence ATGAGCGCATCGAAACACGCTTCAGTCCACGAACGTTGGGCGCATCTGCGCTTCTCGGTGATCGGGCAACTGTTGGCGGCCCCGCCGCCGAAGGGCGAACTGCGCGCCGAGCTCAGGAAGTTGGCTGAGCGCACTTGGCGGCACCCGGTCACGGGCGAGCCGGCGCGCTTTGCGCTCTCGACCATCGAACGCTGGCTGTTGCGGGCGCGGCGCGAGCGGCGCGACCCGGTCGGAGTCCTGCGGCGCAAGGTGCGCGCCGATGCCGGGGTCCAGAAGGTGGGCTCGGCGATCCGGCAAGCGCTGCAGGCGCAGTACGCCGCGCACCCGAGCTGGTCGGTGCAGCTTCACACCGACAACCTGCGGGCGCTCATCGAGCGCGACCCGGCGCTGGGGTCTATGCCATCGTACTCGAGCGTCCGGCGGCTGTTCCAGGCGCAGGGTTGGCGCAAGCGCCAGCGGCTCAGCAGCCGCGATACGGCGGGCGCTCAACGAGCCGAGGCCCGGCTGGCCGCGCGCGAGGTGCGCAGCTACGAGGCCCACTACGTCGGCTCGCTGTGGCACTGGGACTGCCACGTCGGTTCGCGACCGGTGTTGACCGCCGCCGGTCGATGGGCCACGCCAGTGCTCTTCGGCGTGCTCGACGATTGCTCGCGGCTGGGCTGCCACCTGCAGTGGTACCTGCGGGAGAACGCCGAGTGCGTGGCCCACGGTCTGTCGCAGGCAATCCAGAAGCGCGGGCTGCCGCGCGCGGCCATGAGCGACAACGGTGCGGCGATGCTCGCCGCCGAGATCACCGAGGGGCTCGCTCGGCTGGGCATCGCGCACGAGACGACGCTGGCGTACTCGCCATACATGAACGGCAAGATCGAGAACCTGTGGGCGAACGTCGAAGGAAGACTGATGGCGATGCTCGAGGGCGTGACCGACCTGACGCTCGCCACCTTGAACGAAGCGACCCAGGCCTGGTGCGAGTACGACTACAACCGCACCGTGCACTCCGAGATCGGCGCAACGCCGCTGGCGCGTTTCCTCGCCGGCCCCGATGTGCTGCGGCCCAGCCCGGATAGCGACGCGCTGCGGCTGGCCTTCACCCGCACCGAGAAGCGCACCCAGCGCCAGAGCGACGGCACGCTGGTGGTCGAAGCCCGGCGCTTCGAGGTTCCCAACCGCTACCGGCACCTGCGCGAGCTGCACGTGCGCTACGCCGCCTGGGACCTCGCCCGGGTGCACCTGCTCGATGAACGCAGCGGCCAAGTCCTGTGCCGCCTGTACCCGCAGGACAAGCAGGCCAACGCCCGGGGCGTGCGCCGGCCGCTCGAGCCGCTCGCGGCGGCGGCGGACGCGCCTCGACCGCCCACCGGCGCGATGGCCCCGCTGCTGCAGAGTCTGATGGCCAAGCAGGCTGCCACGGGCCTGCCGCCGGCCTACCTGACCAAGGACGAACCACCGGCACCGGAAGGGAACGAACCATGA
- a CDS encoding alkyl hydroperoxide reductase/ Thiol specific antioxidant/ Mal allergen — MAFASLPVGSQAPDFTTQAALGGKVFTFSLAEALHKGPVVLYFYPKSFTAGCTVEAHDFAEASQRFHALGASVLGISHDDIQTQQEFSVRECRNKFPVAADANAAIIHQYDAGMAIISDTANRISYVIAPDGKVLYVYSSLNPDHHVENTLKALADWKRRASAAR; from the coding sequence GTGGCGTTCGCGTCGTTGCCGGTCGGATCCCAGGCTCCCGACTTCACGACCCAGGCTGCGCTCGGCGGCAAGGTATTCACGTTTTCCCTTGCCGAGGCGCTGCACAAAGGGCCGGTTGTCCTCTACTTCTATCCCAAGTCGTTTACCGCCGGTTGCACGGTGGAGGCGCACGACTTTGCCGAGGCCTCCCAGCGGTTCCATGCTTTGGGGGCGAGCGTGCTGGGAATTTCCCACGATGACATCCAGACCCAGCAGGAATTTTCGGTGCGGGAATGCCGAAACAAATTTCCGGTCGCCGCGGATGCCAATGCGGCGATCATTCACCAGTACGACGCCGGCATGGCCATCATCAGCGACACCGCGAACCGGATCTCGTACGTGATCGCGCCCGACGGGAAGGTGTTGTACGTGTATTCCAGTCTGAATCCCGACCATCACGTCGAGAACACCCTCAAGGCGCTTGCGGACTGGAAGCGGCGCGCCAGCGCGGCCCGCTGA
- a CDS encoding uncharacterized conserved protein: MALLHAGSGELLDVRPLGAALSNAQTYTLVPGPPLEVFRMILLAGKGIPSPHVNGPLTIQCIEGLVELELPDRLHTMQAGDLAYLDPGAAHGLRAVQDSSILLTLLRMHSAPLTPPP; encoded by the coding sequence ATGGCGCTGTTGCACGCAGGTTCCGGTGAACTGCTCGACGTCCGTCCCTTGGGCGCAGCATTGTCCAACGCCCAGACGTACACGCTGGTTCCGGGGCCCCCGCTCGAAGTCTTTCGAATGATCCTCCTTGCGGGGAAGGGGATCCCCTCGCCCCATGTCAACGGGCCATTGACCATCCAATGCATCGAGGGCCTGGTCGAACTGGAGCTGCCCGATCGCCTGCACACGATGCAGGCGGGCGATCTCGCATATCTCGATCCCGGCGCGGCACATGGATTGCGAGCCGTGCAGGATTCCTCGATTCTGCTGACGCTGTTGCGCATGCACAGCGCCCCGTTGACGCCCCCGCCGTAG